The Flavobacterium praedii genome window below encodes:
- a CDS encoding 4Fe-4S binding protein codes for MSYFSDIYNGVKTLLTGMSVTGKYFLHSRKGAITQQYPDNRDTLKMFDRFRGEVVMPHDENNLHRCTGCQKCELACPNGSIEIIWDRQIDPETGKKKKLIDKHIYHLGMCTMCGLCIEACPTDAIKWAQNFENSVYDRKYLTRVLNKPGSKVVSGLED; via the coding sequence ATGAGTTATTTTTCTGATATATATAATGGCGTTAAAACACTGCTTACGGGAATGAGTGTTACTGGAAAGTATTTTTTACATTCCAGAAAAGGGGCTATAACCCAACAATATCCCGACAACAGAGATACCTTAAAAATGTTTGATCGTTTTCGTGGCGAAGTTGTTATGCCTCACGATGAAAACAATTTGCATCGGTGTACAGGTTGTCAAAAATGTGAGTTGGCTTGCCCAAACGGAAGTATCGAAATTATTTGGGATCGACAAATTGATCCTGAAACGGGCAAAAAGAAAAAACTAATAGACAAACATATTTACCATTTAGGAATGTGCACCATGTGTGGTTTATGTATCGAAGCTTGTCCAACAGATGCTATCAAATGGGCTCAGAATTTTGAAAATTCGGTTTATGATAGAAAATACTTAACTAGAGTTTTAAACAAACCAGGATCAAAAGTGGTGTCTGGACTTGAAGATTAA
- the nuoH gene encoding NADH-quinone oxidoreductase subunit NuoH has product MNITKNIHEWLFSLMPSGVASIVEMVLIAVVYLAVFAVAGLYLVLLERRVAAWFQLRIGPNRVGYQGIFQTMADALKLVSKELTGTIKADKFLYNLAPYFVIVSALMALSLFPFSKEFQAFDINIGVFFLIAISSIGVIGILLAGWSSNNKFALIGAMRSGVQTISYELSVGLSLLTMVLMTGSLQLSEIVEVQKNGWLIVQGHIPAIIAFCIYMIAGTAETNRAPFDLVEAESELGAGFHTEYSGMKFAYFFLAEFINMFIISAIATTVFFGGYLSPFGITESIPLLGVFWFLSKTLVIIFLMMWFRWTFPRLRIDQLLVLEWKYLLPLNLLNLVIMALIVLLKLTIQF; this is encoded by the coding sequence ATGAACATTACAAAAAATATTCACGAATGGCTTTTTAGCCTCATGCCTTCTGGTGTTGCAAGTATAGTTGAAATGGTTTTGATAGCCGTAGTTTATCTTGCTGTTTTTGCTGTTGCCGGATTGTACTTGGTTTTGCTCGAAAGAAGAGTTGCAGCATGGTTTCAATTGCGAATCGGACCAAATAGAGTAGGGTATCAAGGCATTTTTCAAACCATGGCCGATGCTTTAAAATTGGTATCCAAAGAGTTGACAGGAACCATAAAAGCCGATAAATTTTTATACAATTTAGCTCCTTATTTTGTTATCGTTTCTGCATTAATGGCCTTGTCTCTTTTCCCTTTTTCGAAAGAATTTCAAGCTTTTGATATTAATATTGGTGTTTTCTTTTTAATAGCAATTTCCTCCATTGGTGTTATCGGAATCTTATTGGCAGGATGGAGCAGCAACAATAAATTTGCTTTAATCGGCGCCATGCGAAGCGGGGTTCAAACCATTAGTTACGAACTATCTGTTGGATTGTCATTATTAACAATGGTTTTAATGACGGGTTCGTTACAACTTTCGGAAATTGTTGAAGTTCAAAAAAACGGCTGGCTTATTGTACAAGGTCACATCCCTGCAATCATTGCCTTTTGCATTTATATGATTGCTGGAACAGCAGAAACCAATAGAGCTCCTTTTGATTTAGTAGAAGCCGAATCCGAATTAGGTGCTGGTTTTCACACGGAATATTCTGGGATGAAATTTGCGTATTTCTTCTTGGCCGAATTTATTAATATGTTTATAATCTCAGCTATAGCGACCACTGTTTTCTTTGGCGGATATTTATCCCCATTTGGCATAACCGAATCGATACCTCTTTTGGGCGTATTCTGGTTTTTGAGTAAAACTTTGGTTATCATTTTTTTAATGATGTGGTTTAGATGGACATTTCCAAGATTAAGAATTGATCAGCTCCTCGTATTAGAATGGAAATATTTACTCCCTTTAAATCTATTAAACTTGGTAATAATGGCCTTGATCGTATTACTAAAACTAACCATTCAATTTTAA
- a CDS encoding NADH-quinone oxidoreductase subunit D: protein METATITNNFKSEEYFINMGPQHPATHGVLRLLLTIDGEIIKKVEPDLGYIHRSIEKMSERDSYQQIVHLTDRMDYLSSHINNEAVCLTVENALQLEIPDRVKVIRTILDELTRIASHTLWWGVMGMDVGALTTYFYGFRDRELINDIFEETCGARLTMNYNVPGGLMFDIHPNFVKRTKEFIAHFKTKLPEYDLLLSGNIIFQKRMKGIGILSKEAAISYGASGPVGRASGYSCDVRKHHPYSAFDKVNFNEVLKTEGDTYSRYQVRILEMWESLSIIEQLIDNIPEGDFKVTTDAVIKLPVGEYYERVETARGELGVYVISTGTKNPYRIKFRSPGFSNLSLLNHIAVGGKIGDLVATMATLDLVIPDIDR, encoded by the coding sequence ATGGAAACAGCTACCATAACCAACAATTTTAAATCCGAAGAATATTTCATCAACATGGGGCCACAACACCCAGCAACACATGGGGTTTTGCGGTTGTTATTGACTATAGATGGTGAAATAATCAAAAAAGTAGAACCCGATTTGGGATACATTCACCGCTCTATCGAAAAAATGAGCGAACGAGACAGCTACCAACAAATTGTCCATTTGACAGATAGAATGGATTATTTATCTTCTCATATTAATAACGAAGCAGTTTGCTTAACTGTTGAAAACGCTCTGCAACTTGAAATTCCTGATCGTGTAAAAGTCATTCGCACCATACTCGATGAATTGACTAGAATAGCTTCACATACATTGTGGTGGGGAGTTATGGGTATGGATGTAGGCGCTTTGACCACTTATTTTTATGGTTTTAGAGATCGAGAATTAATCAATGATATATTCGAAGAAACTTGTGGAGCTCGATTAACAATGAACTACAATGTTCCAGGCGGATTGATGTTTGACATTCATCCCAACTTTGTAAAAAGAACCAAAGAGTTTATCGCTCATTTCAAAACAAAACTTCCAGAATACGATTTGCTATTATCCGGCAATATTATTTTTCAAAAAAGAATGAAAGGAATTGGAATTTTGTCCAAAGAAGCTGCTATTTCTTATGGAGCATCGGGACCTGTTGGAAGAGCTTCTGGTTACTCCTGTGACGTACGTAAACATCATCCGTATAGTGCTTTTGACAAAGTAAATTTTAATGAAGTTCTAAAAACGGAAGGTGACACCTATTCTCGTTACCAAGTTCGTATTCTAGAAATGTGGGAATCCTTATCCATAATTGAGCAACTAATTGACAATATTCCCGAAGGTGATTTCAAAGTAACCACAGACGCTGTAATCAAATTACCCGTTGGCGAATATTATGAAAGAGTAGAAACAGCCAGAGGAGAATTGGGAGTTTACGTGATAAGTACCGGAACCAAAAATCCATATCGAATAAAATTTCGTTCCCCTGGATTTTCCAACTTATCCTTATTAAATCACATTGCTGTTGGCGGAAAAATTGGAGACTTGGTAGCAACAATGGCAACTTTGGATCTAGTAATCCCAGATATTGATCGATAA